In the genome of Sus scrofa isolate TJ Tabasco breed Duroc unplaced genomic scaffold, Sscrofa11.1 Contig2113, whole genome shotgun sequence, the window TCTAAATTAAAGCACTGAAAAGatgaacaacccaatcaaaaagaaGGTTAGAAGCcctaaagacatttttccaaagaagacttagagatggccaagaagcatgtgaaaaatataaagcaacACCACAAGGAAGTATCACCTCACTCTGTCAGAATGTCCATCTTCAGAAAGTCTACATGTAATAAATGCTatagagggtgtgaagaaaaaggagccctcctacactgttggtgggaatgtaaattggtacagccactgtggagaacagtatggaggttcctcagaaaactaaaatctcactaccatatgatccagcaatcccactcctgggcataaaaatctgaaaagatgaaatctctaattcaaaaagatacatgtaccttagtgttcatagcagcactgcttacaatagccaagagatggagacaaacccaagtgcccatcaacaatCAGTTTAAGTCATGTTAAGaaacatgaatatatatgaatattcatatatatatgaatattattcagccataaaaaggaatgaagggtttctctttgtgcctcagtgagTTAATAAGCTGACATAGTATgctgaagacacgggtttgatccctggcctcgctcagtgagttaaggacctggtgttgtcagaGCCTGCAtcatagttcacagatgtagctaggatctggtgttgccagtgactgtggcacaggttgaagctgcagctcctattagacccctaggctgggaatttccatatgttgaagttttggccagaaaaagaaggataaaatacaatattgccatctgcagcaacatagatggacttagagaatattatgcttagtgaaataagtcagagaaagcaaGTACtatatatcacctatatgtggaatctaaaatataataccaATGAATctattagaaaaatggaaatagattCACAGAGAAAACCAATTTATGATCAACAAAGGGGAAGTGGAgcaggagggacaaattaggagtttgggattaacaggtacaaatGACTACACATAAAACTGTTTAGCAATGAGGatttactctatagcacaggaaactgtatttaatattgtacagtaacctataatggaatataatctgcaaaagcTTTGAATCACTCTACTGTACAcacaaaactaacacaatattgtaaatcaattacacttcaattaaaaatttaaaaattcatttaatctttgactTTTGTGGCCttcaaattttgataaatatggTCTAGTTAAGTGCACGTAATCATCCAACACTGATAACTGCAAAGTTGTTAGTATACAGAGCATCTGTCAAAGTTTAAACATTAATGACATTTAAGGAACtcttgaaatgttttaattttatacagGGTTCATTTTACCAACCATATAGAATCTCAGTAAAATGTCTGCTGTGTGAGACTTCTCTTtgctcttggggggggggggctctatTTTGCAGTGGCCTGGTAATActccttcattaattttttttctagtgaaagttattatatgatatcacttatatgtagaatctaattaaataatacaaaagaacttattaatgagattctactgtataacacagggaactatatacaatcttttgggttagaatatgatggaagatagtatgacaAAAAGAGTGTAGATGCAGATCTGGACCCCAAATGTAACCAGTGTCATGAGGCTGATGGGTATGTTTTCTTGTCAATGTTTTCATAATgtcaatattaatttatttatccataaccagctttctgaaaattttatctGAAGAGTATACTACACATGATGCCTCTGAAATGTATTGGAACCACAACATTGTGTTCAAGTCTCTTGTGAAATACACACAACTACTTCCAGCCTTTTCCTTGTGTGATACATTACATGAGATAAGGTGgtttttacaatggaatattactcagccattaaatggCATGAAATAACAttctttgcagcaacatagatggacctagagattctcatgctaggagaagtaagccagaaagagatagataaataccatatgatattatttacatataaaatctaaaatattacacaaataaacatatttacaagatgaaaacagatgcacagacatagagaacagatttgtagttgtcgagggggaggggtgtgggagggggaaggactgggaaCTTGGAATTAGTAGAGAAAAACTATTatgtacagaatggataaacaacaaagtccttctctagagcactgggaactgtattcaaaatcctgtgataaactataatgggaaacagtatgaaaaggatgcatgtgtatgtgtgtgtgtgtgtgtgcgtaacTAAGtaactttgccatacagcagaaattaatacaacattctaAATTGACTATagtcaatacaattttttaaaagaaaatttttatcagtttataaatctttggattttaatataaatttaacatattaaaatatatttattatattataaatgtaatacattcataattcaatatatttacaaagtaaaatttcattttatataatgtttttttattttattattatttgtactaATTTCTTGTAAACAATCCTATGAAAATTCTTAAACTTCTCTCTATATCACATATGTAAGAATTTATATAGAGAGCCGcaataatcagaaaaacaaaagaaataaaagacatccaaataggaagagaagaggtaaaactgtcactgtatgcagatgacatgatactatacatagaaaaccccaaggactcaacctaaaaattaatcgaactgatcaacaaactcaccaatgtagcaggatataagattaatattcagaaatcagtcgcatttctgtatactaacaacaaaatattagaaaaggaatacagaaacacaataccctttaaaattgcaccccaaaaaatcaaatacctgggaatacacccaaccaaggaggtaaagaacttatatgatgagaagtataaaacataaatcaaggaaattaaagatgtaaagaaatggaaacatattccatcctcttgggttggaaaaattaatattgtaaaaatggccttactacccaaagcgatctacagatttaatgcaatccctatcaaattatccatgacatttttcacagaactggaagaaactatccaaaaatttatatggaaccacaaaagacccagaattgccataacaattctgaggaacaaaaaccaagcaggaggcataactctcccagatttcaagaaatactacaaagccacagtcatcaaaacagtgtggtactggtatcaaaacagacagacagaccaatgggaaagaatagaaaacccagaaataaaccctgaccacccatggtcaattaacctttgataaaggaggcaagaacataaaatgggaaaaagaaagtctattcagcaagcattgctgggaaacctggacagctgcatgcaaagcaatgaaactagaacacaccctcacaccatgcaccaaaataacctcaaaatggcataaagacttaaatatgacaagacaccatcgaactcctagaagagaacataggcaaaacactctctgacatcaacctttcaaacattttctcaggtcagtctcccaaggtagcagaattaagagcaaaaataaagcagtCAATaaacctagtcaaactgacaaacattttcacagcaaaggaaaccaaaaagaaaacaaaaggacaatttacagaatgggagaaaatagtttcaaataaggCAGCTGACaaagcttaatctctagaatatacaagcaacttatacaactcaacagcaaagaagccaacaacccaattgaaagatgggcaaaagacctgaatagacatttctccaaggaagagatacacagatggccaacaagcacatgagaaaatgctccatatccctgattattagagaaatgcaaatcaaaactaccatgagataccacctcacaccagtcagaatggccatcattaatatatcTGCAAAAACCAAATGCTacatggggtgtggagaaaagggaaccctcctgcactgttggtgggaatgtaaactggtacagccactatagagaataGTAGGGAGGTAcgttagaaatctatatatagaactaccatatagcCCAGCAATcatactcttgggcatatatccagacataacttttcttaaaaaagacatgtgcacctgcatgttcatggcagcaatattcacaatagccaggacatggaatcaaccaaatgtccattgacagaagactggattaggaagatgtggtatatatatgcaatagaatactactcagccaaaaaaaagaatgacattgatgccacttgcagcaataatggatggaattagagactcttaccctgagtgaagtaagtcaaacagagaaagacaaataccatgtgatatccttatacctggaatataatatatggcagaaaagaacctttccacagaaaagaaaattgtggacttggagaatagaattgtggttgcccagggggagggggagggcgagtGAGGgggatggtttgggagcttggggttaagggatacaaactattgcctttgcaatggatcagcaatgaaatcttgctatgtagcactgggaattatgtctagtcaattatgatgcagcatgataatgtgcaaaaatagaatgtgtacatgtgtgtgtgactgagtcaccaggctatacagtaggaaaaaaaaattgtattggggaaataactattaaaaattaaaaaaataaaaaataggaaaaaattatataaaaaagaatttatatatagaaatgcaaaacatGACTATTCATAGAAACCCCCATAACCCACAATATTAGTGCCATTGCAGCTTCTACTCTTTCATTCCCATAATTAACAGGTAgacacaaagaacaaaaagaaggtGAATTAATTCTTCTATCACCATTTCAAATATGGGCATAAATTTGGTTTGAAAAGAAACCAAATTTTTAGCTACTGTAGAGGTGACTGAGAACAGGTGCAGGAATAAACCAATAAACACTTGAGTCCTGGATCTTTCTCCCACTGTATGCAGAGTGTGTATAaatctctcctcctctctgggcttctcttccttcctggaaATAGAGGGTCAAACACCACCTCTAGAACATCTGTTGCAAAGTCAAGCTGTCTTATGGGAGTTTGAATTAATAAGTATTTGgtcattttataaagaatttcaaTCACTATTGGTATGTGTGTATAGCAATTAAATGCAACCTCCCATTTAAAGACCTTCTATGGATTACATGGCAGAGAGGCTGAAGTCGTTCTTATTTCAGGGCACAGGAGCATGGATGATATGAAATCCTAAAATGTGTCTCAGCTCATGTAATAAGAGGtaccccctttttcttttctgagtcttTCCCACTCATATTTACGAAAAGTTCTGCAATGACCTTTCAACCATTGCATCCTACAGAtgctattaaatggaaaataaaaggccCCATAGAAAATTGAGGACATAGACACATAACAGCCCGGTTTTATCTTGTCTGCAGTTGTACAGGAAAttcctgaaaaggacaaaaatactGGCATGAACAGTTCACTGTGTGGAAACCATGTGGCCCACATTTTGTCTCTATGAAAAGGGTTAATTGAACAATTAtctggggatttttttcccattctccaTGCCTCCTCTGTGCCAACAGAGTATTATGGGTTCCTGggaatcagaaataaatgagcCTCAGTCACTTCTCTACCTATCTAGAAAAGGTAGTTGTATGACACAAACAAAGTGTCCTGTTGGGGATataaggaaacaataaaattaggCCCAAATATAAAGACATGAGAGTTACACTTACCATTGTTTGTaacaaaatatctatttttttttgccttttctaatgcATCATCACATAGTTTTTGTATAGAGGGAATCAATTATACAGTTAGTCCTTATTCAACGGATTTGTATCAACAAGGCATCAATTCATTTGACAATCCTAAGTCTCAGAGATACTAAGAAAATTCCCCATAATACACTACGAATAAGAGGAGCACACAGGATTCAAAATTAAGTTGTCAGGGAATACCCTGGTTGTGCAGCAGTTTGAGagtctgatgttgtcactgttgcCACTTGCGGTGCTGCTATGGtggagttagatccctggcttaggaacatctgatgccatgggcacagcccaaaaaaatttatattgttttcagtCTCTGAATCCCACACACTAAATTTCAATGTTGCCAGACTTTCTGAAAGTTTCAAGCAGAAGTACGGAAGTCTCACTACATATCTGagctaatttcaaaaaaaaagctCTTCATTTTCTTGAGTAGAAGCAGACTTTAAGGCTCTgacttttgtgtttccttttgtgATTGAGCAGGGCAATTATCAGCATGGAGGAGGAAGTAAACAGCTGAAATGAAATGCAGGAGCAGGGTCAGCAGAGATCGGCTTTGAAATGTGCTCTGCCAATTCTTTACGACTTTTGCCTGAATCTCACACTTCCTTCTTCCTATGGTTGATCCAGCAAGTCCTACCTACTGCCCTGCACTGTGGTCCTCCAGAAAACTCCAACAGAGTGGCATAGTAAGCAAGGGGTCTCTTTCAAGACTGATCTTGATATGACTGTTTGGGTTGGCAGGGGGAACACTGCCCAGATGGCCTGTGTCTGGAGTCAGCCTGTCCAGAATGACTGGCTTCAAACTGGGCTTCAACCTTCTCGAACTCATGACCTGGTACAAGTTTTATAAAATGCTGTGCTCCTTTTACCCTGTTAAAGTAATAGTTGTGTCTGAGCATTTATAATTGGAGAGAGAGTATGCATGCAAAATCAAAtaagatacattaaaaaacacctagaacCTGACACTTAGGAGGTCCTCAATCATAGCACATGATATTATGGTTAATGTGAGCCTGATTCTCCTCCTTGTCCTTACTGTTGCTGTTATAATCACCAGAAGTGCTCAGGGGGCAGTTTAGAGACCCATTAGCTGCAACAGGTGGGGAGATGCCaagcagagccagagccagagccagtgATGGTGGAAGCACAAACTGAATGAGAGTTGTCCCATTTCTACCAGAACCAAGAGCACAAACTTCAGAGGCCCTGGTGCAAAATTGTGATTACTGGTGCCCCCTCAGTTGTCTAACCTGCTGTGTTTGTCTTGTTGAGGAGGAAAACATACTCCCAACAGTCCCTACATCAACAGCTCTCTCACCTCAACACTTATTGGGCTGGGCTGCATCTCTGCTGGACCCTGACCAAGGGCTTCATATTCACTGCCCTCTCCTGTGTGGTGTGGGCTGAAGTCTCAGGGTCCCTCCTCAGGACTGGCAGGAAGACAGACTCAGGCTGGGAACTGCTGATGCAGGTGCCCACAAAGAATGGAGACATAGGTGTGCAGTCACACTATTTGAACTGTCCAAGTAAAGGGCTGGAGGCACTGGCCAATTATGTATAGTGTGTGACCTTAAGGCTCAGTGCACAAAGCCCATGTGGTCCCAGTCCCTGGAGACTTGCTAGTATtaatggaagaggaaagggagaaaagttAATGTACTTGGAAGTCTCTGAGTCCTTCTCTCCTCAGGAGGAAATTCCCTTGTATTCCCGGCTTCTTATGTCCACGTGTAGGATCTTAACAAGAAATTCAGACCAACCACCCCCCAGTTTAACCACTCAGTGTGTTATTTTGATCACCGTAAATCCATTGCATCGATCACAAAATCTAAGCCGCATTAGGTTTTCTATGCCAAGAATGTGATAGTCTTTCTATTATTTCAGTTACTCTTTGACTTTAAGGATGACCTATATTCATTTCTTTAGCCTGTACGTGGGTTGACATTTTCTGTGgtagaaatttaaatgttttagagGTAGgtgtttttccaattttaaagttTAGCTGAAGTaaggttgatttacaaggttgtgatcatttctgctgtacagaaaagtgattccgttatacatggacacacacccattctcttttaGACCTTTTTTCCCTTTAGTGCTCATTTGAATGCAGTGTCAGTAtaagtttttttcctcttaattacACTGACATATTAGAAAACTGTTGATTTTTACTTGGTATTTGGTTACTGATACTTGAATGTTTCGGAAGTCCTCCCAGATGTTGCAATCAGGgtgtcagccagggctgcagaCATTTCAAGGACTGACTGGCAGAAGCTCACTTTAGCTCACTCACAGGGCTATTGGTAGATTCATGTGTTCACAAGCTATTAACCAGCGAATGTGCACAGTTCCTTGACACATAGGCCTTCTCCTTGGGAAATGGATCTTATGAATATGAGCAAGAGAGAGACCACAAGAAGAAAGCCATATGGTATTTTTGCTCCATTCCCAGAAGTGACTTCCCAACACTTCCCAATGTGTTCATGCAGGAATTAAGTCTGTACAGACATTTCACACTCAAGGAGGGGAAAACTGGGAGCATCTCAGATACGGTCCCTCATGATAGTCTCACCCCCCTTGAAGATATTTTCTCTTAGCACAATAAGACTCAGGTCCTGTCCATCTTCTTTCCAGCCTAGTCCCAAATTCATCCCACCATCAGGATCACACCAAAAGTTCCCTGGGCATAACTAGCAAATGAGTAGAACTTCTACTCTACTGGGTCCTTCTGCAGGTCCCACTCTATTGCTTCATGGGATGCAGTCTCAAGTAGACCCCCTGGTTTCTGACTCACTAGGGGAGCCCTTCCATCCACATCAGGCCAATTCTGATTTATGCTAACTAGAGAAGTACAACTCACaacacaatatattttttaagatttctttttaatattttctttaattttattggagtacagttgaatTTCAAACTTGTGTTAGTTGCCAGTGTAGAGGAAAGTAAAACAATTATACActcacatatatccattcctcttcagattattttcccattacACAGTTACTACACACTATTGAGTCGATTTCCTTGCACTATAAAGTAGGTCCTTATTAATTCTTTGTtagctggtggctcagtgggttaaggacctgatattgtcattgctgtggctcagattcaatccctggccagggaatttctgcaagCCACTGGCACGAAAAATGTATTCTCAAACTACACCCAAATCCAGTTAAATGAGAATATCAAGTGTTGAGACCATGGTGTCAGTATTTTAAGCTTGCAAGGCGATTTGAAGAAATGTCAAAGTTGAGAGGCAACATCGTATATCCTCATAGCATAACCTGCACATACAGatttgaagaaacagaaattattATGGAAAATACACAAGAGCTGTGGAAAAGTTGTAAATGTTCAATATATTGAAAAAGAGTTATTCATCTTTCAAGAATGCCTGAATCACCAAAGATAAACTATAAAATCCCCATGGATATAGTAATATTCAGTCACACAGTGATTATGATCTACAAAGGATCCTAGAACACTCCACCAGTCATAGTAAAGCCATCAAAGTCATTGAAATATTAGCCATTGAAATAAAAGCCATTGAAATAGTAAGCCAGGAGAGGCATCAAGTCCATAAGGGCTACAAAAATGATGTAATAAGAGAGTGAGAATTTCAAGTGTACATGTTCAGTTTTGCTGCATTATCCAGCCAACACTCCACATGGCTGGCACAGGTACTCAGATTACACTGACTTTCTGAGAAACCTCCTCATGGCCCTTTGGATGTCACTGTTCTgcagactgtagatgaaggggttcagcatgggggtgaccacagtgtacagCACTGAGGCCACTGCATCCTTCCTGGGAGAATGTGAGACAGCTGAGCTGAAGTACACCCCAAGGCCTGttccataaaacaaacaaatacctgCCAGGTGAGaaccacaggtggagaaggctttagACCTCCCACCTGATGAAGGGAatctcagaatggaggaaatgattttatagtaagagaaaaagatccCTGAGACCGGAATCCCAGCAAAAATGGCACCAACAAAATACATGATTAAGTTATGGGTGAGATAATCAGAATAGGCAAGCTTGAGGAGTATAGAAGGGTCacagaaaaaattagaaatttccaCAGTCTTGAAGCAAGTAAGTTGGAGGACAATCAAATTGTGTACCTGGGAATCCAAAAGGCTAACCAAAAAAGACACCAAAACTAAGTTGCAACAGAGGTGTGAGTTCATGATGACCATGTAGTGcagtgggtgacagatggccacaaa includes:
- the LOC110258461 gene encoding olfactory receptor 18-like; this encodes MYLVTMLGNLLIILAVTSDPHLHTPMYFFLCSLSLTDMGFISSSIPKMIVNIQTHNRFISYAGCLTQMSFFILFGCMDGIVLTVMAYDRFVAICHPLHYMVIMNSHLCCNLVLVSFLVSLLDSQVHNLIVLQLTCFKTVEISNFFCDPSILLKLAYSDYLTHNLIMYFVGAIFAGIPVSGIFFSYYKIISSILRFPSSGGRSKAFSTCGSHLAGICLFYGTGLGVYFSSAVSHSPRKDAVASVLYTVVTPMLNPFIYSLQNSDIQRAMRRFLRKSV